ACACCTACTTCACCTGGCGGACCGCCAAGTGGGAACTCACCGAATTCGGCAACGACATCGCCGCCCTCGCCGACTTTCGCCGGCCGAACCTGTTCGTCAACACCCCCGACATCCTGCACGCCGTGCTGCAGCACGACGGCCCGGGCATGTTCGCCATCCGCGCCGTGCTGGCGGCGACCATGGGTCCGGCGTGGGGGGTGTACTCGGGTTACGAGTTGTTCGAACACCGGGCGGTGCGGGAGGGCAGCGAGGAGTACTTGAACTCGGAGAAGTACGAATTGCGTCCCCGCGACTATGAGTGGGCGCTCGCCGAAGGCAGGTCGCTCGAGCCGTTCATCGCACGGCTCAACGAAATTCGCCGCTTGCATCCCGCGCTGCAGCAGCTGCGCACCATTCACTTCCATGGCGTGGACAACGACGCGCTGTTGGCGTACAGCAAGTTCGACCCGGCCACCGGAGACTGCGTGTTGGTGGTGGTGACCCTCAACGCGTTCGCGCCGGAGGAAGCGACGCTGTGGCTGGACATGGCGGCGCTCGGCATGGAGCCCTACGAGCGGTTTTGGGTGCGCGACGAGATAACCGGCCAGGAATTCCAGTGGGGGCAGGCGAATTACATCCGCCTCGACCCCGGGCACACGGTCGCCCACATCGTCAACATGCCGCTCATACCGTACGAATCCCGAATTACGTTGACGCGCAGGAGGTGACGCGCCATGAACCGGACCGAACAACTCGCCAGCAGGCACCTGGCGCCCGACCCCGCGGACCTGGCGCGCCTGGTGGCCGGTGCACACCACAACCCGCACGGCATCCTGGGCGCCCACGAGTACGGCGACCACACCGTCATCCGGGCGTTTCGGCCGCACGCGGCCGAGGTCGTCGCGCTCGTCGGTGACGACCGGTTCCCGTTGCGGCACATCGGATCCGGCCTGTTCGCCGTGGCGCTGCCGTTCGTCAACCTGATTGACTACCGGCTACAGGTGTCCTACGAGGGTTCCGAACCCCACACCGTCGCCGACGCCTACCGTTTCCTGCCGACCCTGGGCGAAGTCGACCTTCATCTGTTCGGCGAGGGCCGCCACGAACGGCTCTGGGAAGTCCTTGGCGCCCATCCTCGCTCGTTCACCACGGCCGACGGTGTCGTCAACGGGGTGTCGTTCGCCGTGTGGGCGCCCAACGCCAAGGGCGTCAGTTTGATCGGCGAGTTCAACGGCTGGGCCGGCGACGAGGCCCCCATGCGGGTGCTCGGCTCCTCGGGGGTATGGGAGTTGTTCTGGCCCGGTTTCCCCGTCGACGGTCTCTACAAGTTCCGCGTGCACGGCGCCGACGGCGTCGTGACCGAGCGGGCCGATCCCATGGCGTTCGCCACCGAAGTGCCGCCGCACACCGCGTCGCGGGTGACGCGCAGCAAATACACCTGGAATGATGCCGACTGGATGACGCGGCGCGCGCAGCGCAACCCGGTGTTCGAGCCGATGAGCACCTACGAGGTCCACCTCGGCTCCTGGCGGCCCGGACTCAGCTACCGACAGCTCGCCACCGAGCTGACGGATTACGTTGTGGAACAAGGGTTTACCCATGTGGAACTGCTGCCGGTCGCCGAGCACCCGTTCGCCGGGTCGTGGGGATACCAGGTCACGTCATACTACGCGCCGACGTCGCGCTTCGGCACGCCCGACGATTTCCGGGGCCTGGTCGACGCCCTGCACCGGGCCGGTATCGGGGTCATCGTGGACTGGGTGCCGGCACACTTTCCGAAGGACGCGTGGGCGCTGGGACGGTTCGACGGCACCGCGCTCTACGAGCATTCCGATCCCAGTCGCGGCGAGCAACTCGACTGGGGCACTTACGTGTTCAACTTCGGCCGCGCCGAAGTGCGTAACTTCCTAGTGGCCAATGCGTTGTATTGGCTCGAAGAGTTTCACATCGACGGCCTGCGGGTGGACGCGGTCGCGTCGATGCTCTACCTGGACTATTCGCGCCCGGAGGGCGGCTGGACCCCCAACGTCTACGGCGGGCGGGAGAATCTGGAAGCGGTGCAGTTCCTGCAGGAGATGAACGCCACGGCACACAAGGTCGCGCCGGGCATCGTCACCATCGCCGAGGAGTCGACGTCGTGGCCCGGGGTGACGCGGCCCACCAACCTTGGTGGTCTTGGCTTTTCGATGAAGTGGAACATGGGCTGGATGCACGACACGCTCGACTACATCAGCCGCGACCCGTTTTACCGCAGCTACCACCACCACGAGATGACATTCTCGATGCTGTATGCGTTCAGCGAGAACTACGTGCTGCCGCTCAGTCACGACGAGGTGGTGCACGGCAAGGGCACGCTGTGGGGGCGGATGCCGGGCAACAACCACGTCAAGGCCGCCGGGCTGCGCAGCCTGCTCGCCTACCAGTGGGCCCACCCGGGCAAGCAGCTGTTGTTCATGGGACAGGAATTCGGCCAGCGCGCCGAATGGTCCGAGCAGCGCGGTTTGGATTGGTGGCAGCTCGACGAGCAGGGTTTCTCCAACGGTGTTCTGCGGCTCGTGCGCGATATCAATGAGATCTACCGCACCCACCCGGCGCTGTGGAGCCAGGACACCATTCCCGACGGTTATTCCTGGATCGACGCCAACGACTCCGCCAACAACGTGTTGAGTTTCCTGCGATATGGAAATGACGGCTCGGTAATGGCCTGCGTGTTCAATTTTGCGGGTTCCGAGCACGGCGGCTACCGGCTCGGCCTGCCCTATGCCGGCCGCTGGCGCGAAGTCCTCAACACCGACGCGACCGCCTACAACGGTTCGGGAATCGGCAACATGGGCGGCGTCGACGCTACCGAGAACCCGTGGCATGGCCGCCCGGCTTCGGCGGTGATGGTCTTGCCGCCCACGTCCGCGCTGTGGCTCGAACCCGAATAGACGCGTCCGATTAATCGACCGATAATAAGGCGATAATTTATTTTCTCATCCTAATTACTCGGGGCCTCGCGCCACGATATACTTCTTTCCCCGCCATTTGGTCGATGATGACCGGACCAAGGTGTCATCGCCTTCTGGCTTTAACCTGTGGGAGGTTATGGATGTCGTTCGTGTTGGCGGTACCGGAAATGGTCTCGACGGCAGCGTCGAGTTTGTCGGATATCGGTTCCACGATCACCACCGCTACCGCGAGCGCGGCCATCCCGACGACGGGAGTGGTGGCCGCGGCCGGCGACGAGGTGTCGGTCGGCGTTGCGGCGCTGTTTTCCGCGCACGCCCAGGAGTACCAGGCACTCAGCGCGCGGGCGGCGGCCTTCCATGCCCAGTTCGTGCAGTCGTTGGGCGCGGGCGCGGCGTCGTACGTCGCCACCGAAGCGGCCAATGCGTCGCCCCTGCAGACCCTGGGGCAGGAACTGCTTGGCGCGGTGAACGCGCCAACTGAGCTATTACTTGGCCGCCCGCTGATCGGTAACGGCGCCAACGGGGCGCCGGGGACTGGGGCGGCCGGCGGGGCCGGCGGAATCCTGATCGGCAACGGCGGTGCCGGCGGGTCGGGCGGGGCGGGCCAGGCCGGCGGTCAAGGCGGCGCCGCGGGGCTGTTCGGTACCG
The nucleotide sequence above comes from Mycobacterium malmoense. Encoded proteins:
- the glgB gene encoding 1,4-alpha-glucan branching protein GlgB, yielding MNRTEQLASRHLAPDPADLARLVAGAHHNPHGILGAHEYGDHTVIRAFRPHAAEVVALVGDDRFPLRHIGSGLFAVALPFVNLIDYRLQVSYEGSEPHTVADAYRFLPTLGEVDLHLFGEGRHERLWEVLGAHPRSFTTADGVVNGVSFAVWAPNAKGVSLIGEFNGWAGDEAPMRVLGSSGVWELFWPGFPVDGLYKFRVHGADGVVTERADPMAFATEVPPHTASRVTRSKYTWNDADWMTRRAQRNPVFEPMSTYEVHLGSWRPGLSYRQLATELTDYVVEQGFTHVELLPVAEHPFAGSWGYQVTSYYAPTSRFGTPDDFRGLVDALHRAGIGVIVDWVPAHFPKDAWALGRFDGTALYEHSDPSRGEQLDWGTYVFNFGRAEVRNFLVANALYWLEEFHIDGLRVDAVASMLYLDYSRPEGGWTPNVYGGRENLEAVQFLQEMNATAHKVAPGIVTIAEESTSWPGVTRPTNLGGLGFSMKWNMGWMHDTLDYISRDPFYRSYHHHEMTFSMLYAFSENYVLPLSHDEVVHGKGTLWGRMPGNNHVKAAGLRSLLAYQWAHPGKQLLFMGQEFGQRAEWSEQRGLDWWQLDEQGFSNGVLRLVRDINEIYRTHPALWSQDTIPDGYSWIDANDSANNVLSFLRYGNDGSVMACVFNFAGSEHGGYRLGLPYAGRWREVLNTDATAYNGSGIGNMGGVDATENPWHGRPASAVMVLPPTSALWLEPE